In one Flammeovirga yaeyamensis genomic region, the following are encoded:
- the cobT gene encoding nicotinate-nucleotide--dimethylbenzimidazole phosphoribosyltransferase, with the protein MNLLQEIQQKIDQKTKPIGALGELENLAKQICMVQETTSPSLKNPTIIVFAGDHGLAKEGVSAYPQEVTFQMVYNFLNGGAAINVFSRQHDLNLKVVDAGVNFDFEPHPDLIDMKIGKGTESSLRGNALNADQISDCFDKAKALLERDDLKDVDIVGFGEMGIGNTSSATLIMSALYQLRLDECIGKGTGVDPEGFKRKYDVLEKVLEKHQGATSPEQILSAFGGFEIAMIATTMLEAASKGKMILVDGFIVTAAYAIAKAMNPEIQKNAIFSHVSDEKGHRLLLQKLEAHPLLQLGMRLGEGTGAAMAFPIIQSAVNFMNEMASFESANVSDKE; encoded by the coding sequence ATGAACTTACTTCAAGAAATTCAACAAAAAATCGATCAAAAGACAAAACCAATTGGTGCCCTGGGTGAACTTGAGAATTTAGCCAAGCAAATCTGTATGGTACAAGAAACCACTTCCCCGAGTTTAAAGAACCCTACGATTATCGTCTTCGCTGGCGACCACGGATTAGCGAAGGAAGGTGTGAGTGCCTATCCGCAGGAAGTAACGTTTCAAATGGTGTATAATTTCTTAAATGGAGGAGCGGCAATTAACGTTTTCTCTAGACAACATGATCTCAACTTAAAGGTGGTCGATGCAGGAGTGAATTTTGATTTCGAACCTCACCCAGATCTTATCGATATGAAAATTGGTAAAGGAACGGAAAGTAGTTTGAGAGGAAATGCTTTAAACGCTGATCAAATATCCGATTGTTTTGATAAGGCAAAAGCTTTGTTGGAAAGAGACGACCTTAAGGATGTTGACATTGTTGGTTTTGGTGAGATGGGTATCGGTAATACTTCATCAGCTACATTAATTATGAGTGCACTGTATCAGCTTCGCTTAGACGAATGTATTGGTAAAGGGACAGGTGTAGATCCTGAGGGCTTCAAAAGGAAGTACGATGTGTTGGAAAAAGTATTGGAAAAACATCAGGGAGCAACTAGCCCTGAGCAAATATTAAGTGCTTTTGGTGGGTTTGAAATTGCCATGATTGCGACTACAATGCTAGAAGCAGCATCAAAAGGTAAGATGATTCTTGTGGATGGCTTTATTGTAACAGCTGCCTATGCTATTGCCAAAGCCATGAATCCTGAAATTCAGAAGAATGCTATTTTCAGTCATGTATCTGATGAAAAAGGGCATAGATTATTGCTTCAAAAATTAGAAGCACATCCTCTTTTACAATTAGGAATGCGTTTGGGCGAAGGAACGGGAGCAGCAATGGCTTTCCCTATTATCCAAAGTGCAGTCAACTTTATGAATGAAATGGCAAGTTTCGAATCGGCAAACGTAAGTGATAAGGAATAA
- a CDS encoding adenosylcobinamide-GDP ribazoletransferase encodes MREIYLFFTALQFFTRVPIPKWVPYKAEYLQDSRKYFPFIGILLGAITCLFFYISKQVFSVEIAILISMLSSIFITGAFHEDGLADTFDAFGGGYTPEKILTIMKDSRIGTYGTVAVILSLALKFFFLKSIYLEGDYQFYCSLILGHSLSRFLASTMVDLLPYVQDLDISKSKPIANTKFAIGQFIPGLIFGLWPLVFFRDQLVFLILFPSIAFALYLGWYFRRKIGGYTGDCLGATQQMTEIVIYASLIVLWKFI; translated from the coding sequence ATGAGAGAGATATATTTATTCTTCACCGCACTTCAGTTTTTCACTAGGGTACCTATTCCAAAATGGGTACCTTATAAAGCCGAATACCTTCAGGATTCGAGGAAGTATTTTCCGTTTATCGGTATTCTATTAGGAGCGATTACTTGTTTGTTTTTCTATATAAGCAAACAGGTGTTTTCTGTAGAGATTGCTATTCTCATCTCTATGCTGTCTAGCATATTTATTACGGGTGCTTTTCATGAGGATGGTTTAGCCGATACCTTCGATGCCTTTGGCGGAGGCTATACGCCAGAAAAGATTCTGACGATTATGAAGGATAGCAGAATTGGTACTTATGGCACCGTAGCAGTCATACTTTCGCTTGCTCTAAAGTTCTTTTTCCTGAAATCCATTTACCTAGAAGGCGATTATCAATTCTATTGTTCCTTGATATTAGGTCACAGTTTAAGTCGATTTTTAGCTTCTACAATGGTAGACTTACTTCCTTATGTACAAGATTTGGATATCAGTAAATCCAAACCGATTGCCAATACAAAATTTGCGATTGGACAGTTTATTCCTGGTTTAATCTTCGGTTTATGGCCATTGGTCTTCTTTAGAGATCAGTTGGTATTTCTAATTCTCTTCCCCAGTATTGCTTTTGCTTTATATTTAGGTTGGTATTTCAGAAGAAAAATTGGTGGTTACACTGGCGATTGCTTGGGTGCAACTCAGCAAATGACGGAGATTGTGATTTATGCTAGCTTAATTGTCCTATGGAAGTTTATTTAG
- the cobC gene encoding alpha-ribazole phosphatase, producing the protein MEVYLVRHTAVDVEKGICYGQTDVALKEEKEVAFERIKAQLPTTIDFLISSPLSRCTQLSTFLTDNFTTDPRLMECNFGDWEMMAWDDIPRDAMDTWGNDFVYQAPPNGESLHQVYQRVFDVHKELIKLPHANVVIIAHASVVRIFHHIYQNIPLENIFDVKVDYGQVFSFASTK; encoded by the coding sequence ATGGAAGTTTATTTAGTTCGACATACCGCTGTCGATGTTGAAAAAGGTATTTGTTATGGTCAGACCGATGTAGCTTTAAAAGAAGAAAAGGAAGTTGCCTTTGAACGTATCAAAGCACAACTTCCTACTACTATCGATTTCTTGATCTCCTCTCCTCTATCAAGATGTACCCAACTTTCTACATTTCTAACGGATAATTTTACCACAGATCCCCGTTTAATGGAATGTAATTTTGGAGATTGGGAAATGATGGCATGGGATGATATTCCTCGTGATGCTATGGATACATGGGGGAACGATTTTGTCTATCAGGCTCCTCCCAACGGAGAATCCCTACATCAGGTATATCAAAGAGTATTTGATGTTCACAAAGAACTTATCAAGCTACCTCATGCTAATGTAGTCATTATCGCCCACGCTTCTGTGGTAAGAATTTTTCATCATATTTATCAAAATATACCACTAGAAAACATCTTTGATGTAAAGGTCGACTATGGACAAGTATTCAGTTTTGCTTCTACAAAGTAA
- a CDS encoding S8 family serine peptidase, giving the protein MKHLFTRTTRWWSLTALLCFLTFQTSLYAQDKQEFTKGVIRIKIKPSDVQFLEQQVAKITENELPLNSTGFRNFDQLNDKFQAKRINRVFRDAGKFEARHRAYGFHQWYEIETDSLNEVQELVAAYSALDMVEFAEPRSTHNILAEALNPPNDPFFRNQWHYDNFGQDYGTPGADINLLKAWEIETGKPDVVVGVIDGGIDVNHPDLKNRLWINTGEIPGNGIDDDGNGYVDDYYGWNYADNMPTIIPHEHGTHVAGTIAAENNNGIGVSGVAGGSKPEDGVRMMSLQVFSDYLGAPTYGGFEEAFIYAADMGAVITNNSWGSGGESELQKATIRYFVENGGKDKEGNYTGPVQGGVVIFAAGNYGAITNVYTRPATSYPSNMEEVVSVANTDNNDKKAISSYWNETIDIAAPGSNIYSTFPDGRYEAISGTSMAAPHVAGVAALIASNNAYNITADQVKDRLINHSKNIDHLNPTFVGKIGKGRLDAYASLVKDEGALPPVVSDWGFQYVYSTSTRIGWSFVKDDFGLTIKKYEILLAQGTFEDNEAFENAAEKISYHAITGNSFANYEIDHLSPVSTYSIAIKAVDNFGNKSPLSEVFEISTQATPLLSWVSDEEPHLTYDVTSAELPKTNIAIVNNGSVPSRIVFTINDFEHNTVESNPVGRTAAASVDTNLPFSTSEEYAKIPFSEIPDEGTTPDLEEVITILSDSKKIDSVYHDEQEVPTFMVGHSGAAMEYANKFVAERDMEIGMVSAVLSNEMYLSVPFTVAMYIGGEDQPFGQPVATSSLYVSDQQRGGWVSTSFWPKTVKAGETFWIAIGAPQGIFYPLGADEASYSDRGISYARKGTHGYYTDYAAAHGSLFKIRAYEIQKKNDLVSFSDRYADIENGEIASTDVTLKKGDWKNGTYKLQILGQHENPMQYPLAKNIYVTVTGNTAELTCDVEELAFGTLFENQSENTKFIIKNEGKAELENIQLSVTEDDFFEVSPSEIAELKPGAQVEITVSAKGSDQVIDVQSELSITGLAETIPLSVNHIIGPKVESDQPTVSWIDDDAVTIGETATAEFTLTNNGDQATEFVFDAIENDGYTSFVSDITPSRATLDIGESVTLQVSVDTEGEIAYSDKKSVTLYATHDGGKTAVKFEVELHGDVIAEYDADVDFGSVIYKEGITLSKTVTISNKGNVKGTFALGELPAGFTVSGYIPSSVSPNGKVNLNIKAEFAAIGELMGVLPFTMNDETFEINLSASALPSPTVDVNTTEFITSNTIAYGEDGESTSFTINNESEDLDLHYSLSTPKWMTQAGDEFFDYDGTDNGFGYEYKMYDELIWEDISEVGKDVSYEMFYPEFVYAYEFENFEFPFYGQYYDRFQMSIAALISFNPETEAYDFTYTPYPAYNIATGSIYNGLDLGIISAFWMKMVPSSLEGSGIFMYEKEDRLIIQFEKNVAAGAGSLGNETITSIQIVLHKNGDIDMAYKTLPNVFVYQNIGMKNIEGDYAFQYMETNADFRKELLGKTLRIKAPKIITVPAKSSEVVNLQYVGNNTPVGEHNGEVIVHNNDASNPRITTDVTLTITGEADLSIEESDLEFTQLVYLEDTAFEETKTFVVKNEGSLPVNVTASLMNDESFHFDIDTLLGAFDALTLEVSYAALTNEEVSDVLILDFDNGDQLELPLKGNAVLPAVLDYDLGTSMRVDTLDLLVNEGQETVHEFVVSNNGDEQVLDYALTLGIAKYGWGVEKSMRTKATSETQFPEEATLIDHNTVESFKMLNTYEFAPSVASNNMRTTHVEKHAFTDSISYDFPTESPMSYLGSTDFDVHYAAKFEVNNTQGFTLTHISNYFVKQSESAWTFEILKGDTPTSQEVIATQMYYPSSLTGEMENITLDEPIFFEDGETFVIRVMAPEDVEFRIPVDYNVPSTIGKYFVTLDGGKNWEVMSSSTFFYYTYAIKLRAMDAYGQEWVDISPRNGALESGASADVEITTAMNRFETGSYEGYLYIGHNQPLVETVKVPTFIKYNAAPMFVGNTALEVNEGDSITWSLPMFDKEADSLFLASSENADDFDFEMSNDTLYVTMVPSYTMSGEYFPSFEIEDTLGAKRVIDFAVEVKDVKVAPIVVKDFEELQLNPQAETTISLEEYFETLDGEEMVYYVKNSDQYAAAWVNSTDLTVLASSVGDTELIIVAENESGLTVESNLKVSVVGAPLSIDMNELVGNIYPNPTKGKVFVQLPATFSTEATVVEVHNLIGQLMFSKVIRDAGNVVEVDLSDMPKGFYMIKLNNGNAQVSGKVLKD; this is encoded by the coding sequence ATGAAACATCTTTTTACGCGAACTACACGCTGGTGGAGTTTGACGGCACTTTTGTGTTTTCTAACTTTCCAAACTTCACTTTATGCGCAAGACAAACAAGAATTTACCAAAGGGGTAATTCGTATTAAAATCAAACCAAGTGATGTTCAATTCTTAGAACAACAAGTCGCTAAGATCACCGAAAATGAACTTCCGTTAAATTCAACAGGTTTCAGAAACTTCGATCAGTTAAATGATAAGTTTCAGGCAAAAAGAATTAATAGAGTTTTCCGTGATGCGGGTAAATTCGAAGCAAGACACCGTGCCTATGGTTTCCATCAGTGGTACGAAATCGAGACTGATTCTTTAAACGAAGTACAAGAATTAGTCGCAGCATATTCAGCATTGGATATGGTGGAATTTGCTGAACCAAGAAGTACACATAACATCTTGGCTGAAGCGTTGAACCCACCAAACGATCCTTTTTTCAGAAACCAATGGCACTATGATAACTTCGGTCAAGATTACGGTACTCCAGGAGCAGATATTAATTTATTGAAAGCTTGGGAGATCGAAACAGGTAAGCCGGATGTTGTTGTTGGTGTAATTGACGGTGGTATCGATGTGAACCACCCCGATCTAAAAAATAGATTATGGATCAATACAGGAGAGATCCCCGGTAACGGTATAGACGACGATGGTAACGGTTATGTAGACGATTACTATGGTTGGAATTATGCGGATAATATGCCGACAATCATTCCTCACGAACACGGTACACACGTAGCAGGTACAATTGCAGCAGAAAATAATAACGGTATCGGAGTATCTGGTGTAGCTGGTGGATCCAAGCCAGAAGATGGTGTTAGAATGATGTCACTTCAAGTATTCTCTGATTATTTAGGAGCACCTACTTATGGAGGTTTCGAAGAAGCATTTATCTATGCAGCCGATATGGGTGCGGTAATTACCAACAACTCTTGGGGTTCTGGCGGAGAATCGGAATTACAAAAAGCAACCATTCGTTACTTCGTAGAAAACGGTGGTAAAGACAAAGAAGGTAATTACACAGGTCCTGTACAAGGTGGTGTAGTCATTTTTGCAGCAGGTAACTATGGTGCAATTACGAATGTATATACTCGTCCTGCTACATCTTATCCATCGAATATGGAAGAAGTAGTTAGTGTTGCTAACACTGATAACAACGATAAAAAAGCGATCTCATCTTATTGGAATGAGACCATTGATATTGCAGCTCCAGGTTCGAACATTTACTCTACTTTTCCTGATGGTAGATACGAGGCGATTTCAGGTACTTCAATGGCGGCACCTCACGTAGCAGGTGTAGCAGCATTGATTGCCTCTAACAATGCTTACAATATTACAGCAGATCAAGTAAAAGATCGTTTGATTAACCATTCGAAGAATATAGATCACCTTAACCCTACTTTTGTAGGTAAAATTGGTAAGGGTCGTTTAGATGCCTATGCTTCGTTAGTGAAGGATGAGGGAGCATTACCTCCTGTAGTTTCAGATTGGGGTTTCCAATATGTTTATTCAACATCTACAAGAATAGGATGGAGTTTTGTAAAAGATGATTTTGGCTTAACTATTAAAAAGTATGAGATTTTATTAGCTCAAGGTACTTTTGAGGATAATGAAGCTTTTGAAAATGCAGCTGAAAAGATTTCTTACCATGCGATTACAGGCAACTCATTTGCTAATTATGAAATCGATCATCTTTCTCCGGTTAGCACTTATTCTATAGCCATAAAAGCAGTAGATAATTTTGGAAATAAATCGCCTTTATCTGAAGTATTTGAAATTTCAACTCAAGCTACTCCATTACTATCTTGGGTTTCTGATGAAGAACCACATTTGACTTACGATGTGACATCAGCTGAACTTCCAAAAACTAATATAGCTATTGTAAATAATGGTTCCGTACCTAGTAGAATTGTCTTTACTATTAATGACTTTGAGCATAATACAGTAGAATCAAATCCAGTAGGTAGAACAGCAGCAGCAAGTGTAGATACTAATCTTCCGTTCTCTACTTCAGAAGAATATGCTAAAATTCCTTTTTCTGAAATTCCTGATGAAGGAACTACTCCAGATCTAGAAGAAGTAATTACAATTTTATCGGATTCAAAAAAAATAGATTCTGTCTATCACGATGAACAAGAAGTTCCTACGTTTATGGTAGGTCACTCTGGTGCAGCAATGGAATATGCTAATAAGTTCGTAGCAGAAAGAGATATGGAAATTGGAATGGTAAGTGCCGTTCTTTCCAACGAGATGTACTTGAGTGTTCCATTTACAGTGGCAATGTATATTGGAGGAGAAGACCAACCATTTGGTCAACCTGTTGCAACAAGTAGCTTATATGTATCAGATCAACAAAGAGGTGGCTGGGTAAGTACTTCTTTCTGGCCAAAGACAGTAAAGGCAGGTGAGACTTTTTGGATTGCAATTGGTGCACCTCAAGGTATTTTCTATCCATTAGGGGCAGATGAAGCATCATATAGTGATAGAGGAATATCATATGCAAGAAAAGGGACACATGGTTATTATACAGATTATGCTGCTGCACATGGCTCTTTGTTTAAGATTAGAGCTTATGAGATCCAAAAGAAAAATGACTTAGTCTCATTCAGTGATAGATATGCTGATATCGAAAATGGTGAAATAGCTTCAACAGATGTTACTCTTAAGAAAGGAGATTGGAAAAACGGTACATATAAGCTTCAAATTTTGGGGCAACATGAGAACCCAATGCAATATCCTTTAGCAAAAAATATTTATGTAACTGTAACAGGTAATACTGCTGAACTTACTTGTGATGTTGAAGAATTAGCATTCGGAACGTTATTCGAAAATCAATCGGAGAACACTAAATTCATAATTAAAAATGAAGGTAAAGCAGAATTAGAAAATATTCAGCTTTCAGTAACAGAAGATGACTTTTTCGAAGTTTCTCCTTCGGAAATTGCTGAATTAAAACCGGGTGCCCAAGTAGAAATAACCGTTAGTGCGAAGGGTTCTGATCAAGTTATTGATGTTCAATCAGAATTATCAATTACAGGTTTAGCAGAAACAATTCCTTTATCAGTAAATCATATAATTGGACCAAAAGTGGAATCTGATCAGCCAACTGTTAGCTGGATAGATGATGATGCAGTTACAATTGGAGAAACGGCTACAGCAGAATTCACACTAACAAATAACGGTGATCAAGCAACAGAATTTGTTTTTGATGCTATTGAAAATGATGGTTACACAAGTTTTGTAAGCGACATTACTCCATCGAGAGCAACACTTGATATTGGAGAATCAGTAACATTACAAGTATCAGTTGATACTGAAGGTGAGATTGCTTATTCAGATAAGAAATCGGTTACTCTATATGCTACTCACGATGGTGGTAAAACAGCTGTAAAATTCGAAGTAGAACTACATGGTGATGTAATCGCTGAGTATGATGCGGATGTAGATTTTGGTAGTGTTATATATAAGGAAGGTATTACTTTATCAAAAACAGTTACAATTTCTAATAAAGGTAATGTTAAAGGAACATTTGCTTTAGGAGAACTTCCTGCAGGTTTTACAGTGAGTGGATATATTCCTTCATCAGTAAGCCCGAATGGGAAAGTAAATCTTAACATCAAAGCTGAATTTGCTGCAATTGGTGAATTAATGGGAGTATTGCCATTTACGATGAATGATGAAACATTCGAAATCAATTTATCTGCATCGGCACTTCCATCTCCAACAGTGGATGTAAATACAACAGAATTTATTACATCGAATACAATTGCTTACGGAGAGGATGGAGAATCAACATCATTCACGATCAATAACGAATCGGAAGATCTTGATTTACATTATAGCTTAAGTACTCCGAAATGGATGACACAGGCAGGTGATGAGTTTTTTGATTACGATGGTACGGACAATGGCTTTGGCTATGAGTACAAAATGTATGACGAACTTATTTGGGAAGATATTTCTGAAGTAGGTAAAGACGTTTCTTACGAAATGTTCTATCCTGAGTTTGTGTATGCTTACGAATTCGAAAATTTCGAATTCCCATTCTATGGTCAGTATTACGATCGTTTCCAAATGTCGATTGCAGCCTTAATTAGCTTCAACCCTGAAACTGAGGCATACGATTTTACTTATACTCCATATCCAGCTTATAACATTGCTACAGGTAGCATTTATAATGGTCTTGACTTAGGAATTATCTCGGCATTCTGGATGAAAATGGTTCCTTCAAGTTTAGAAGGTAGTGGTATTTTTATGTACGAAAAAGAGGATAGATTAATCATTCAGTTTGAGAAAAACGTAGCTGCAGGTGCAGGTTCGCTTGGTAATGAAACAATAACATCTATTCAAATTGTATTGCATAAAAATGGCGATATCGATATGGCTTACAAGACGTTACCAAATGTATTTGTTTACCAAAATATCGGTATGAAGAATATCGAAGGAGATTATGCTTTCCAATACATGGAAACAAATGCAGATTTCAGAAAGGAACTTTTAGGAAAAACTTTAAGAATTAAAGCACCTAAAATCATTACTGTTCCAGCAAAATCTTCTGAAGTTGTCAATTTACAGTATGTAGGAAATAACACTCCTGTAGGTGAACATAACGGTGAAGTGATTGTACACAATAACGATGCTTCTAACCCAAGAATCACGACGGATGTTACTTTAACCATTACTGGTGAAGCTGATTTATCTATCGAAGAAAGCGATTTAGAATTCACTCAATTGGTTTATTTGGAAGATACAGCTTTTGAAGAAACAAAAACATTTGTAGTGAAAAACGAAGGTAGTTTACCTGTAAATGTGACTGCTTCTCTAATGAATGATGAATCCTTCCATTTTGATATTGATACGTTACTAGGAGCATTCGATGCCTTAACTTTAGAAGTATCTTATGCAGCTCTAACAAACGAAGAAGTAAGCGATGTCTTAATTCTAGATTTTGATAATGGAGATCAATTGGAACTTCCATTAAAAGGCAATGCTGTACTACCTGCTGTACTTGATTACGATTTAGGTACTTCAATGAGAGTAGATACATTGGACCTTTTAGTAAATGAAGGACAAGAAACGGTTCACGAATTTGTAGTTTCTAATAACGGTGATGAGCAAGTATTGGATTATGCATTAACTCTTGGTATTGCGAAATACGGTTGGGGTGTAGAAAAATCAATGCGAACAAAAGCAACATCAGAAACTCAATTCCCAGAAGAAGCAACATTGATTGATCACAATACTGTTGAATCATTCAAAATGTTGAATACTTATGAGTTTGCTCCTTCTGTAGCATCGAACAATATGCGTACAACACATGTTGAAAAGCATGCATTTACAGATTCAATTTCATACGATTTCCCAACAGAATCGCCAATGAGTTATTTAGGATCTACAGATTTTGATGTTCACTATGCCGCTAAATTTGAAGTAAATAATACACAAGGATTTACTTTAACTCATATCAGTAATTACTTTGTGAAACAGTCGGAATCGGCATGGACTTTTGAGATCTTAAAAGGAGATACACCGACTTCTCAAGAAGTTATCGCAACTCAAATGTACTATCCTAGTTCTTTAACTGGAGAGATGGAAAACATCACTTTAGATGAACCAATTTTCTTCGAAGATGGAGAAACATTTGTTATTCGAGTAATGGCTCCAGAAGATGTAGAATTCCGTATTCCAGTTGACTACAATGTACCTTCAACTATCGGTAAATACTTTGTTACGCTAGATGGTGGTAAGAATTGGGAAGTGATGTCATCGAGCACATTCTTCTATTACACTTACGCAATTAAGCTAAGAGCAATGGATGCTTACGGACAAGAGTGGGTAGATATTTCACCAAGAAACGGTGCCTTAGAAAGTGGTGCTTCTGCAGATGTAGAAATCACTACAGCAATGAACAGATTCGAGACTGGATCTTACGAAGGTTACTTATACATTGGTCATAATCAACCACTAGTAGAGACAGTGAAAGTACCAACATTTATTAAGTACAATGCTGCTCCAATGTTCGTTGGAAATACAGCTTTGGAAGTGAATGAAGGAGATAGCATCACTTGGAGCCTACCAATGTTTGATAAAGAAGCAGACTCATTATTCTTAGCATCATCAGAAAATGCAGATGATTTCGATTTCGAAATGAGTAATGATACTTTATATGTAACTATGGTACCTTCTTACACTATGAGTGGTGAGTACTTCCCATCATTCGAGATTGAAGATACTTTAGGAGCCAAAAGAGTAATTGATTTTGCTGTGGAAGTAAAAGACGTAAAAGTCGCTCCAATTGTTGTAAAAGATTTTGAAGAACTACAGTTAAATCCTCAAGCTGAGACAACCATTTCTCTTGAAGAATATTTCGAAACACTAGATGGTGAAGAAATGGTTTACTACGTGAAGAATAGCGATCAGTATGCTGCAGCTTGGGTAAATAGCACAGATCTTACTGTTCTAGCTTCTAGTGTAGGGGATACAGAATTAATAATTGTTGCTGAGAACGAATCAGGATTAACAGTAGAAAGTAATCTAAAAGTATCTGTTGTAGGTGCTCCACTTTCTATTGATATGAATGAGCTAGTTGGAAACATTTATCCTAACCCTACAAAAGGTAAAGTATTCGTACAGCTTCCAGCAACATTCAGTACAGAAGCTACAGTAGTAGAAGTTCATAACTTGATCGGACAATTAATGTTCTCTAAAGTGATTAGAGATGCAGGAAATGTAGTTGAGGTAGATCTTTCTGATATGCCTAAAGGATTCTACATGATCAAGCTAAATAACGGAAATGCTCAAGTTTCTGGAAAAGTTTTAAAAGACTAA
- a CDS encoding TrmB family transcriptional regulator, with protein sequence MDELLINIGFSQQELKIYKLLLEKGELSVTDISRLTSIPTSKLYAFMDTLTDKGFCRLVKDRPKIYALNSPNSAFNRVRDEYIQKEKALQKLSNELEEKFLQTKSNTTSVFRTITNPKEILEEYYRLFRMAKKIGVGFSKAPYTVNIEELENVNPSEEESINNGVEFKGIYELPKGENETNIKRLANYFKSKGEDVKMIESLPFKMLMVDFQYVLILLHGGNGLSLNMALTVDDKDFATSMYDLFQLYWEKADYI encoded by the coding sequence ATGGACGAATTACTAATCAACATAGGTTTCTCTCAACAAGAATTAAAGATCTATAAGCTCTTATTAGAGAAAGGAGAATTATCGGTAACCGATATTTCAAGGCTTACATCAATACCAACTTCTAAGTTGTATGCATTTATGGATACGCTTACTGATAAAGGCTTTTGTAGATTAGTAAAAGATCGTCCTAAAATTTACGCGCTCAACTCTCCGAATTCAGCGTTCAATAGAGTAAGAGACGAATACATTCAAAAAGAAAAAGCATTACAAAAATTAAGTAACGAACTAGAAGAAAAATTTTTACAAACTAAGTCAAATACTACTTCAGTCTTTCGAACTATTACCAATCCAAAAGAAATTCTGGAAGAGTATTACCGCTTATTCCGAATGGCGAAAAAAATAGGTGTAGGCTTTTCAAAAGCCCCTTATACTGTCAACATCGAAGAGCTTGAAAATGTAAATCCATCCGAGGAGGAATCCATTAATAATGGCGTAGAATTTAAAGGGATTTATGAACTTCCGAAAGGAGAAAATGAAACCAATATTAAGCGATTGGCTAATTATTTTAAATCAAAAGGAGAAGATGTGAAAATGATCGAATCCTTGCCTTTTAAAATGCTTATGGTAGATTTTCAATATGTTCTAATTCTTTTACATGGAGGTAACGGATTATCATTAAACATGGCACTTACAGTAGACGATAAGGATTTTGCAACATCTATGTACGATTTGTTTCAGCTATATTGGGAGAAGGCAGACTACATTTAA